A genomic window from Sebastes fasciatus isolate fSebFas1 chromosome 7, fSebFas1.pri, whole genome shotgun sequence includes:
- the veph1 gene encoding ventricular zone-expressed PH domain-containing protein isoform X2, which translates to MHQLFSQVLGQRDLSRAGDLFSLEDTEIEACLSQALDQIKAISCSQDYLTNDNDQAVVEICITRITTAIRETGSIEQHSTALVGLWESCLEHNLTPQGENTEDTPHTKIASDITSCILQNYSCPSVMVLAVPVAVRFLQRGNKELSRNMSSYLSLAAIAKADLLAEHTEAITLSVLGDCNIMIRKRSWRNAVSWPPVLLLAAFWRTAWKLWINRRC; encoded by the exons ATGCACCAGCTGTTCAGCCAGGTGCTGGGGCAGAGGGATCTGTCCAGAGCGGGCGATCTGTTTTctctggaggacacagagatcGAAGCCTGTCTGTCTCAGGCTCTGGACCAGATCAAGGCCATCTCCTGCTCACAG GACTATTTGACCAATGACAATGACCAGGCAGTGGTGGAGATTTGCATAACGCGCATCACCACGGCCATAAGGGAGACGGGCTCCATCGAGCAACACAGCACGGCGCTGGTGGGGCTTTGGGAGTCGTGTCTTGAGCATAACCTCACCCCGCAAGGTGAAAACACAGAGGACACGCCGCATACCAAGATAGCCTCCGACATCACCAGCTGTATcctgcag AACTACAGCTGTCCTTCGGTCATGGTGCTGGCCGTCCCAGTAGCGGTGCGTTTCCTGCAGAGAGGGAACAAGGAGCTGAGCAGGAACATGTCCAGTTATCTCTCCCTGGCTGCTATCGCCAAGGCTGATCTGCTGGCTGAACACACGGAGGCCATAACACTCAGTGTGCTGGGAG ATTGTAACATCATGATAAGGAAAAGGTCATGGAGAAATGCAGTTTCTTGGCCTCCGGTGTTACTGCTTGCGGCTTTCTGGAGAACCGCTTGGAAGCTTTGGATCAACAGACGATGCTAA